One genomic segment of Burkholderiaceae bacterium includes these proteins:
- a CDS encoding DUF4390 domain-containing protein, with the protein MPCCTSLPPEARARRRALAALLCAGLAGASGAAWAAAPGVPSLRVERSDDEVLLYAELSFELAPSVQDALLKGIPVHFVAEARVLRERWYWFDQELAAATRYTRVAYQPLTRHWRLNTSSEPINDAELGLGLSQQYESLAEVMAAVQRIAGWKIASTEQLAGGGAQLLQFQFRLDASQLPRTFQLGGLRQSDWHLALERRQPLELERKP; encoded by the coding sequence ATGCCCTGCTGCACAAGCCTGCCGCCTGAGGCGCGGGCGCGCCGGCGCGCGCTGGCCGCGCTGCTGTGCGCCGGGCTGGCAGGCGCGTCCGGCGCGGCCTGGGCGGCGGCGCCGGGCGTGCCGTCGCTGCGCGTCGAGCGCAGCGACGACGAGGTTCTGCTGTATGCCGAGCTCAGCTTCGAGCTGGCTCCTTCGGTGCAGGACGCCCTGCTCAAGGGCATTCCGGTGCACTTCGTGGCCGAGGCCCGGGTCTTGCGCGAGCGCTGGTACTGGTTCGACCAGGAGCTGGCGGCCGCCACGCGCTACACGCGCGTGGCCTATCAGCCACTGACGCGCCACTGGCGCCTCAACACCTCCAGCGAGCCCATCAACGACGCCGAGCTGGGCCTGGGCCTGTCGCAGCAGTACGAGTCCCTGGCCGAGGTGATGGCGGCCGTGCAACGCATCGCCGGCTGGAAGATCGCCAGCACCGAGCAACTGGCCGGCGGCGGCGCGCAACTGCTGCAGTTTCAGTTTCGGCTGGACGCCAGCCAGTTGCCGCGCACCTTCCAGCTGGGTGGGCTGCGCCAGTCGGACTGGCACCTCGCGCTCGAGCGGCGCCAGCCGCTGGAATTGGAGCGCAAGCCATGA
- the rsmB gene encoding 16S rRNA (cytosine(967)-C(5))-methyltransferase RsmB, translated as MPPAAGAGAARQAPPLWRQLQLLARLIEGVGAGQSLTRLLEGAPPALRAGAQALSFEVLRHWGTAQALRGRLAPRRPAPLADALLCSALALLLPGCAQTYPAFTVVDQTVEAAKREPALRRQAAFINACLRQFRRDADGLLAALAADPVARWNHPAWWIQRLQADHPDHWAALLAANQVPASMDLRVNVRRSDVAAYGEQLARRGMAATPLGGAALRLASPRPVHELPGFAEGLVSVQSATAQRAAPLLLDGLGQQPLRVLDACAAPGGKTAHLLELAPHAQVTALELSAERSPRIEQNLQRLGLQAQVRVADAGDPAAWWDGVPFDAILLDAPCSASGIVRRHPDVRWLRRASDIAQLAAAQDRLLQALWPLLAPGGRLLYCTCSVFRAEGAERIAAFAARNTDAHPLPAPGHLLPIQPGAGAELGDNGGHDEDGFFYALLHKPAA; from the coding sequence ATGCCTCCTGCGGCCGGTGCTGGCGCGGCGCGGCAGGCGCCGCCGCTGTGGCGGCAGTTGCAGTTGCTGGCGCGCCTGATCGAGGGCGTGGGCGCGGGCCAGTCGCTGACCCGCCTGCTGGAGGGCGCACCGCCCGCCCTGCGCGCGGGCGCCCAGGCACTCAGCTTCGAGGTGCTGCGCCATTGGGGTACGGCGCAGGCGCTGCGCGGCCGCCTCGCGCCGCGCCGGCCGGCGCCGCTCGCCGATGCCCTGCTGTGCAGCGCGCTCGCCCTGCTGCTGCCGGGCTGCGCGCAGACCTACCCGGCCTTCACCGTGGTCGATCAGACCGTGGAAGCGGCCAAGCGCGAGCCTGCGCTGCGGCGCCAGGCAGCCTTCATCAACGCCTGCCTGCGCCAGTTCCGGCGTGACGCCGACGGGCTGTTGGCCGCGCTGGCGGCCGACCCGGTCGCGCGCTGGAACCACCCCGCCTGGTGGATCCAGCGCCTGCAGGCCGATCACCCCGATCACTGGGCGGCCCTGCTGGCGGCCAACCAGGTGCCCGCGTCGATGGACCTGCGGGTCAACGTGCGGCGCAGCGACGTGGCCGCCTATGGCGAGCAGCTGGCGCGACGCGGCATGGCCGCCACGCCGCTGGGCGGCGCGGCCCTGCGGCTGGCGTCGCCGCGCCCGGTGCATGAGCTGCCCGGCTTTGCCGAAGGCCTGGTGTCGGTGCAGTCGGCCACCGCGCAACGGGCCGCGCCCCTGCTGCTGGACGGCCTGGGCCAGCAGCCCCTGCGCGTGCTGGACGCCTGCGCCGCGCCGGGCGGCAAGACCGCCCACCTGCTGGAACTGGCGCCGCACGCCCAGGTCACGGCGCTGGAGCTGAGCGCCGAGCGCAGCCCGCGCATCGAGCAGAACCTGCAGCGCCTGGGGCTGCAGGCGCAGGTGCGCGTGGCCGATGCGGGCGATCCCGCGGCCTGGTGGGACGGGGTGCCTTTCGACGCGATCCTGCTGGATGCGCCCTGCAGCGCCTCGGGCATCGTGCGCCGCCACCCGGACGTGCGCTGGCTGCGCCGCGCCAGCGACATCGCGCAGCTGGCGGCTGCGCAGGACCGCCTGCTGCAGGCCTTGTGGCCGCTGCTGGCGCCGGGCGGGCGCCTGCTGTACTGCACCTGCTCGGTGTTTCGCGCGGAGGGCGCCGAACGCATCGCGGCGTTTGCCGCACGCAACACCGACGCGCATCCGCTGCCGGCGCCCGGCCATTTGTTGCCCATCCAGCCGGGCGCGGGCGCCGAGCTTGGCGACAATGGCGGGCACGATGAAGACGGATTCTTCTATGCCCTGCTGCACAAGCCTGCCGCCTGA
- a CDS encoding LemA family protein — MSDGLVIAVVALALVLFWAVGAYNRLMRLRAAIGTAWAPLDTRFIERLAWLGDALKQGQGPAGADASEGANVAPAPALPSWVRLGAASEQWALALAPVRARPADADAVGRLVLAHAALEAAWAGVPVQDWASHMAMDATPVLAQWERLRQQEQPLMAAFNAAVQRYNAAIDQFPAALMARLCGFRAAQALPLIEEGRP; from the coding sequence ATGTCCGACGGTCTGGTGATTGCCGTCGTCGCCCTTGCCCTGGTGCTGTTCTGGGCGGTGGGCGCGTACAACCGCCTGATGCGCCTGCGCGCCGCCATCGGCACCGCCTGGGCTCCGCTGGATACGCGCTTCATCGAGCGGCTGGCGTGGTTGGGCGATGCGCTGAAGCAGGGCCAGGGGCCGGCCGGTGCCGATGCCAGCGAGGGCGCCAATGTTGCGCCCGCGCCCGCGCTGCCATCGTGGGTGCGCCTGGGCGCCGCCAGCGAGCAGTGGGCCCTGGCCCTGGCGCCGGTGCGCGCGCGGCCGGCCGACGCGGACGCGGTGGGCCGGCTGGTGCTGGCCCATGCGGCGCTGGAAGCGGCGTGGGCCGGCGTGCCGGTGCAGGACTGGGCCAGCCATATGGCCATGGACGCCACGCCCGTGCTGGCGCAGTGGGAACGCCTGCGCCAGCAGGAGCAGCCGCTGATGGCGGCGTTCAACGCCGCGGTGCAGCGCTACAACGCCGCCATTGACCAGTTTCCGGCGGCACTGATGGCGCGCCTGTGCGGCTTTCGCGCGGCGCAGGCGCTGCCGCTGATCGAGGAAGGCCGGCCGTGA
- the rpoC gene encoding DNA-directed RNA polymerase subunit beta' has product MKSLLDLFKQFTPDEHFDAIRIGLASPEKIRSWSFGEVKKPETINYRTFKPERDGLFCAKIFGPIKDYECLCGKYKRLKHRGVICEKCGVEVTQTKVRRERMGHIDLAAPCAHIWFLKSLPSRLGLVLDMTLRDIERVLYFEAYVVTDPGMTPLKKFGIMSEDDYDAKRKEYGDEFVAHMGAEGIKELLQGIDLDIEIEKLRGDLTGSEVKVKKNAKRLKVLEAFRKSGIKPEWMVLQVLPVLPPDLRPLVPLDGGRFATSDLNDLYRRVINRNSRLRRLLELKAPEIIARNEKRMLQEAVDSLLDNGRRGKAMTGANKRALKSLADMIKGKSGRFRQNLLGKRVDYSGRSVITVGPTLKLHQCGLPKLMALELFKPFIFARLEAMGIATTIKAAKKEVESGTPVVWDILEEVITEHPVMLNRAPTLHRLGIQAFEPILIEGKAIQLHPLVCAAFNADFDGDQMAVHVPLSVEAQMEARTLMLASNNVLFPASGEPSIVPSQDVVLGLYYTTRDRINGKGEGLVFSDVGEVQRALDGGVVELTAKVTVRMTEWTKDKASGELVPSTSLVDTTVGRALLSEILPKGLPFSLMNKALKKKEISRLINASFRKCGLKDTVVFADKLLQNGFRLATRAGISIAIEDMLVPGEKPAIIERAEKEVKEIEQQYVSGLVTAGERYNKVVDIWGKAGDEVSKVMMAQLAKQKTLDRHGKEVDQESFNSIYMMADSGARGSAAQIRQLAGMRGLMAKPDGSIIETPITANFREGLNVLQYFISTHGARKGLADTALKTANSGYLTRRLVDVTQDLVVTEVDCGTSNGSLMRAVVEGGEVIESLRDRILGRTAAEDLVSPETREVVVKAGQMLDEDAIDELEAAGIDEVRVRTALTCATRFGLCAKCYGRDLGRGGLVNTGEAVGVIAAQSIGEPGTQLTMRTFHIGGAASRAAVASNVEAKSSGAIGFNATMRYVTNTRGELVVISRSGEITIHDEHGRERERHKVPYGATLTVKADQTIKAGTILANWDPLTRPVITEYAGRIKFENVEEGLTVAKQVDEVTGLSTLVVIDPKRRGSAKIVRPQVKLIDASGNEVKIPGTDHSVTIGFQVGALIQVRDGEDVGPGEVLARIPVEGQKTRDITGGLPRVAELFEARSPKDKGVLAEQTGTISFGKETKGKIRLQITDPDGKVWEELIPKEKNLLVHEGQVVNKGESIVDGPADPQDILRLLGMEELARYIVDEVQDVYRLQGVKINDKHIEVIVRQMLRRVVVENPGESSYIAGEQVERSEILNTNEALQAEGKIAATYSNILLGITKASLSTDSFISAASFQETTRVLTEAAIMGKRDELRGLKENVIVGRLIPAGTGLAYHQARKAKDQMDEAERRAIAEAEAAELAEATEAAAAASLPDEGASAA; this is encoded by the coding sequence ATGAAATCGCTACTCGACCTGTTCAAGCAATTCACGCCGGATGAGCATTTCGATGCCATCCGCATCGGCCTGGCCTCGCCCGAGAAGATCCGCTCGTGGTCCTTCGGCGAGGTGAAGAAGCCCGAGACCATCAACTACCGCACCTTCAAGCCCGAGCGCGACGGCCTGTTTTGCGCCAAGATCTTTGGCCCGATCAAGGACTACGAGTGCCTGTGCGGCAAGTACAAGCGCCTGAAGCACCGCGGTGTCATCTGCGAGAAGTGCGGCGTCGAGGTCACGCAGACCAAGGTGCGCCGCGAGCGCATGGGCCACATCGACCTGGCCGCGCCCTGCGCCCACATCTGGTTCCTCAAGTCCCTGCCCAGCCGCCTGGGCCTGGTGCTGGACATGACGCTGCGCGACATCGAGCGCGTGCTGTATTTCGAAGCCTACGTGGTGACCGACCCCGGCATGACCCCGCTGAAGAAGTTCGGCATCATGAGCGAGGACGACTACGACGCCAAGCGCAAGGAGTACGGCGACGAGTTCGTCGCGCACATGGGCGCCGAGGGCATCAAGGAGCTGCTGCAGGGCATCGATCTGGACATCGAGATCGAGAAGCTACGCGGCGACCTGACGGGCTCCGAAGTCAAGGTCAAGAAAAACGCCAAGCGCCTGAAGGTGCTCGAGGCCTTCCGCAAGTCGGGCATCAAGCCCGAGTGGATGGTGCTGCAGGTGCTGCCGGTGCTGCCGCCCGACCTGCGTCCGCTGGTGCCGCTGGACGGCGGGCGCTTCGCCACGTCGGACCTGAACGACCTGTACCGCCGCGTCATCAACCGCAACAGCCGCCTGCGCCGCCTGCTCGAGCTGAAGGCGCCCGAGATCATCGCGCGCAACGAAAAGCGCATGCTGCAGGAGGCCGTGGACAGCCTGCTGGACAACGGCCGCCGCGGCAAGGCCATGACGGGCGCCAACAAGCGCGCGCTCAAGTCGCTGGCCGACATGATCAAGGGCAAGAGCGGGCGCTTCCGCCAGAACCTGCTGGGCAAGCGCGTCGATTATTCGGGCCGCTCGGTCATCACCGTGGGCCCCACGCTCAAGCTGCACCAGTGCGGCCTGCCCAAGCTGATGGCGCTCGAGCTGTTCAAGCCCTTCATCTTTGCCCGCCTGGAGGCCATGGGCATCGCCACCACCATCAAGGCGGCCAAGAAAGAAGTCGAGTCCGGCACGCCCGTGGTGTGGGACATCCTGGAAGAGGTCATCACCGAACACCCGGTGATGCTCAACCGCGCCCCCACGCTGCACCGCCTGGGCATCCAGGCCTTCGAGCCGATCCTGATCGAGGGCAAGGCCATCCAGCTGCACCCGCTGGTGTGCGCCGCCTTCAACGCGGACTTCGACGGCGACCAGATGGCCGTGCACGTACCGCTGTCGGTGGAGGCGCAGATGGAAGCCCGCACGCTGATGCTGGCCTCCAACAACGTGCTGTTCCCGGCCTCGGGCGAGCCTTCCATCGTGCCCTCGCAGGACGTGGTGCTGGGCCTGTACTACACCACCCGCGACCGCATCAACGGCAAGGGCGAGGGCCTGGTGTTTTCCGACGTGGGCGAGGTGCAGCGCGCGCTGGACGGCGGCGTGGTCGAGCTGACGGCCAAGGTCACCGTGCGCATGACCGAGTGGACCAAGGACAAGGCCAGCGGCGAGCTGGTGCCTTCCACCTCGCTGGTGGACACCACCGTGGGCCGCGCCCTGCTGTCCGAGATCCTGCCCAAGGGCCTGCCGTTCTCGCTGATGAACAAGGCGCTCAAGAAGAAGGAAATCTCGCGCCTGATTAACGCCAGCTTCCGCAAGTGCGGCCTGAAGGACACCGTGGTGTTCGCCGACAAGCTGCTGCAAAACGGCTTCCGCCTGGCCACGCGTGCGGGCATCTCGATCGCCATCGAGGACATGCTGGTGCCCGGTGAAAAGCCGGCCATCATCGAGCGCGCCGAAAAAGAGGTTAAGGAGATCGAGCAGCAGTACGTCTCGGGCTTGGTCACTGCCGGCGAGCGCTACAACAAGGTGGTGGATATCTGGGGCAAGGCCGGCGACGAGGTCTCCAAGGTCATGATGGCCCAGCTGGCCAAGCAAAAGACCCTGGACCGCCACGGCAAGGAAGTGGACCAGGAGTCCTTCAACTCCATCTACATGATGGCCGACTCGGGCGCGCGCGGCAGCGCGGCGCAGATCCGCCAGCTGGCCGGCATGCGCGGCCTGATGGCCAAGCCCGACGGCTCGATCATCGAGACGCCCATCACGGCCAACTTCCGTGAAGGCCTGAACGTGCTGCAGTACTTCATCTCGACGCACGGCGCCCGCAAGGGCCTAGCCGACACGGCGCTGAAGACCGCCAACTCGGGCTACCTCACGCGCCGCCTGGTGGACGTGACGCAGGACCTGGTGGTCACCGAGGTCGACTGCGGCACCAGCAACGGCTCGCTGATGCGCGCTGTGGTCGAGGGTGGCGAGGTGATCGAGTCGCTGCGCGATCGCATCCTGGGCCGCACCGCGGCCGAGGACCTGGTCAGCCCCGAGACGCGCGAGGTGGTCGTCAAGGCCGGCCAGATGCTGGACGAGGACGCCATCGACGAGCTGGAGGCCGCCGGCATCGACGAGGTGCGCGTGCGCACCGCGCTGACCTGCGCCACGCGCTTCGGCCTGTGCGCCAAGTGCTACGGGCGCGACCTGGGCCGCGGCGGCCTGGTCAACACCGGCGAGGCCGTGGGCGTGATCGCCGCGCAGTCCATCGGCGAGCCCGGCACGCAGCTGACCATGCGCACCTTCCACATCGGCGGCGCCGCGTCGCGCGCGGCCGTGGCGTCCAACGTCGAGGCCAAGTCCAGCGGTGCGATCGGCTTCAACGCCACCATGCGCTACGTGACCAACACGCGCGGCGAGCTGGTGGTCATCTCGCGCTCGGGCGAGATCACCATCCACGACGAGCACGGCCGCGAGCGCGAGCGCCACAAGGTGCCCTACGGCGCCACGCTGACCGTCAAGGCCGACCAGACCATCAAGGCCGGCACCATCCTGGCCAATTGGGACCCGCTGACGCGCCCGGTGATCACCGAGTACGCCGGCCGCATCAAGTTCGAGAACGTCGAGGAAGGCCTGACGGTGGCCAAGCAGGTGGACGAGGTCACCGGCCTGTCCACCCTGGTGGTGATCGACCCCAAGCGCCGTGGCTCGGCCAAGATCGTGCGCCCGCAGGTCAAGCTGATCGACGCCAGCGGCAACGAGGTCAAGATTCCCGGTACCGACCACTCGGTGACCATCGGCTTCCAGGTCGGCGCGCTGATCCAGGTGCGCGACGGCGAGGACGTGGGCCCCGGCGAGGTGCTGGCGCGCATTCCGGTCGAAGGCCAGAAGACGCGCGACATCACGGGCGGCCTGCCGCGCGTGGCCGAGCTGTTCGAGGCGCGCAGTCCCAAGGACAAGGGCGTGCTGGCCGAGCAGACCGGCACCATCTCCTTCGGCAAGGAAACCAAGGGCAAGATCCGCCTGCAGATCACCGACCCGGACGGCAAGGTGTGGGAAGAGCTGATCCCGAAGGAGAAGAACCTGCTGGTGCACGAAGGCCAGGTGGTCAACAAGGGCGAGTCCATCGTCGACGGTCCGGCCGACCCGCAGGACATCCTGCGCCTGCTGGGCATGGAAGAGCTGGCGCGCTACATCGTCGATGAGGTGCAGGATGTGTACCGCCTGCAGGGCGTGAAGATCAACGACAAGCACATCGAAGTCATCGTGCGCCAGATGCTGCGCCGCGTCGTGGTCGAGAACCCCGGCGAGTCCAGCTACATCGCCGGCGAGCAGGTCGAGCGCAGCGAAATCCTCAACACCAACGAGGCGCTGCAGGCCGAGGGCAAGATCGCGGCCACCTACTCCAACATCCTGCTGGGCATCACCAAGGCCTCGCTGTCCACCGACAGCTTCATCTCGGCGGCGTCGTTCCAGGAGACCACGCGCGTGCTCACCGAGGCGGCCATCATGGGCAAGCGCGACGAGCTGCGGGGCCTGAAGGAAAACGTCATCGTCGGCCGCCTGATCCCCGCCGGCACCGGCCTGGCCTACCACCAGGCGCGCAAGGCCAAGGACCAGATGGACGAGGCCGAGCGCCGCGCCATCGCCGAGGCGGAGGCGGCCGAGCTGGCCGAAGCCACCGAGGCGGCCGCGGCCGCGTCGCTGCCCGACGAAGGCGCTTCGGCGGCCTGA
- the rpoB gene encoding DNA-directed RNA polymerase subunit beta produces the protein MAYTFTERKRIRKSFGSRDSVLQVPYLLQMQRDAYTAFLQADTAPKKRTHEGLQAAFESAFPIVSHNGFVEMKFIEYNLAKPAFDVRECQTRGLTFASAVRARVQLIIYDRESSTSQSKVVKEVKEQEVYMGEVPLMTDKGSFIVNGTERVIVSQLHRSPGVFFEHDKGKTHSSGKLLFSARIIPYRGSWLDFEFDPKDILFFRVDRRRKMPVTILLKAIGLTPEQILANFFVNDNFRLMDSGGQMEFVPERLKGEVARFDITDKSGKVVVAKDKRVTVRHTRELEQSGTTHISVPEDFLLGRVVARNIVDGDTGEIIAKANEELTEGLLKKLREAGVQELPCIFTNELDQGAYISQTLRADETADEFAARVAIYRMMRPGEPPTEDAVQALFQRLFYNPDTYDLSRVGRMKFNAKVGRDESTGPMVLSNDDILAVVKILVELRNGRGEVDDIDHLGNRRVRCVGELAENQYRMGLARIEKAVKERLGQAEQEPLMPHDLINSKPISAALKEFFGASQLSQFMDQTNPLAEITHKRRVSALGPGGLTRERAGFEVRDVHVTHYGRVCPIETPEGPNIGLINSLALYARLNEYGFIETPYRRVVDGKVTNEIDYLSAIEEGKYIIAQANATLDKDGRLTGDLVSAREKGDSVLVGAERIQYMDVSPAQIVSVAASLVPFLEHDDANRALMGANMSRQAVPVLRPEKPLVGTGIERVAAIDSGTVVTARRGGVVDYVDATRIVIRVNDDEAVAGEVGVDIYNLIKYQRSNQNTNIHQRPIVKRGDKLAKGDVVADGASTDLGEIAIGQNMLIAFMPWNGYNFEDSILISERVVAEDRYTSIHIEELVVMARDTKLGAEEITRDIPNLSEQQLNRLDESGIIYVGAEVMPGDTLVGKVTPKGETTLTPEEKLLRAIFGEKASDVKDTSLRVDQGSQGTVIDVQVFTREGIQRDKRAQQIIDDELKRYRLDLNDQLRIVEADAFDRIEKLLIGKIANGGPNKIAKGSKIDKAYLASVDKYHWFDIRPADDGVAAQVESIKASIEQQRHSFDLAFEEKRKKLTQGDELPAGVLKMVKVYLAVKRRLQPGDKMAGRHGNKGVVSKIVPIEDMPYMADGTPADIVLNPLGVPSRMNVGQVLEVHLGWAGKGIGARINEMLAAENRVAKLRQYLEQLYNATGRKEDFKSISDEQLLEMAENLTGGVPFATPVFDGATEEDIHAMLKLAYPEEVAKLKGLTATRTQAWLHDGRTGDAFERPTTVGYMHFLKLHHLVDDKMHARSTGPYSLVTQQPLGGKAQFGGQRFGEMEVWALEAYGAAYTLQEMLTVKSDDVQGRTKVYESIVKGEHSIDAGMPESFNVLVKEIRSLGLDIELERS, from the coding sequence ATGGCCTACACCTTCACCGAACGCAAGCGCATCCGCAAGAGCTTCGGCAGCCGCGACAGCGTGCTCCAGGTTCCGTACCTGCTGCAGATGCAGCGCGACGCCTACACCGCCTTCCTGCAAGCCGACACGGCGCCCAAGAAGCGCACCCACGAGGGTTTGCAGGCCGCGTTCGAATCCGCCTTCCCCATCGTCTCGCACAACGGCTTTGTCGAGATGAAGTTCATCGAATACAACCTGGCCAAGCCGGCCTTCGACGTGCGCGAGTGCCAGACGCGCGGGCTGACCTTCGCCTCGGCCGTGCGCGCGCGCGTGCAGCTCATCATCTACGACCGCGAGTCCTCCACCTCGCAGTCCAAGGTGGTCAAGGAAGTGAAGGAGCAGGAGGTCTACATGGGCGAGGTGCCCCTGATGACCGACAAGGGCTCGTTCATTGTCAACGGCACCGAGCGCGTGATCGTCAGCCAGCTGCACCGCTCGCCGGGCGTGTTCTTCGAGCACGACAAGGGCAAGACGCACAGCTCGGGCAAGCTGCTGTTCTCGGCACGCATCATTCCCTACCGCGGCTCGTGGCTGGACTTCGAGTTCGACCCCAAGGACATCCTGTTCTTCCGCGTCGACCGCCGCCGCAAGATGCCGGTCACCATCCTGCTCAAGGCCATCGGCCTGACGCCCGAGCAGATCCTGGCCAATTTCTTCGTCAACGACAACTTCCGCCTGATGGACAGCGGCGGGCAGATGGAGTTCGTGCCCGAGCGCCTGAAGGGCGAGGTGGCGCGCTTCGACATCACCGACAAGTCGGGCAAGGTGGTGGTGGCCAAGGACAAGCGCGTGACCGTGCGCCACACGCGCGAGCTGGAGCAGTCGGGCACCACGCACATCAGCGTGCCCGAGGACTTTTTGCTGGGCCGCGTGGTGGCCCGGAACATCGTCGACGGCGACACCGGCGAGATCATCGCCAAGGCCAACGAGGAGCTGACCGAAGGCCTGCTGAAGAAGCTGCGCGAGGCTGGCGTGCAGGAGCTGCCCTGCATCTTCACCAACGAGCTCGACCAGGGCGCCTACATCTCGCAAACCCTGCGCGCCGACGAGACGGCCGACGAGTTCGCCGCCCGCGTGGCCATCTACCGCATGATGCGCCCCGGCGAGCCGCCGACCGAGGACGCGGTGCAGGCCCTGTTCCAGCGCCTGTTCTACAACCCCGACACCTACGACCTGTCGCGCGTGGGCCGCATGAAGTTCAACGCCAAGGTGGGCCGCGACGAATCGACCGGCCCGATGGTGCTGTCCAACGACGACATCCTGGCCGTGGTCAAGATCCTGGTCGAGCTGCGCAACGGCCGCGGCGAGGTGGACGACATCGACCACCTGGGCAACCGCCGCGTGCGCTGCGTGGGCGAGCTGGCCGAGAACCAGTACCGCATGGGCCTGGCGCGCATCGAGAAGGCCGTGAAGGAGCGCCTGGGCCAGGCCGAGCAGGAACCGCTCATGCCGCACGACTTGATCAACTCCAAGCCGATCTCCGCGGCCCTGAAGGAGTTCTTCGGTGCCTCGCAGCTGTCGCAGTTCATGGACCAGACCAACCCGCTGGCCGAGATCACGCACAAGCGCCGCGTTTCGGCCCTGGGCCCGGGCGGCCTGACGCGCGAGCGCGCCGGCTTCGAGGTGCGCGACGTGCACGTCACGCACTACGGCCGCGTGTGCCCGATCGAGACGCCGGAAGGCCCGAACATCGGCCTGATCAACTCGCTGGCGCTGTACGCGCGCCTGAACGAGTACGGCTTCATCGAGACGCCGTACCGCCGCGTCGTGGACGGCAAGGTGACCAACGAGATCGACTACCTGTCGGCCATCGAGGAGGGCAAGTACATCATCGCCCAGGCCAACGCCACGCTGGACAAGGACGGCCGCCTGACGGGCGACCTGGTGTCGGCGCGCGAGAAGGGCGACTCGGTGCTGGTGGGCGCCGAGCGCATCCAGTACATGGACGTGTCTCCCGCGCAGATCGTGTCGGTGGCCGCCTCGCTGGTGCCCTTCCTGGAGCACGACGACGCCAACCGCGCGCTGATGGGCGCCAACATGTCGCGCCAGGCGGTGCCCGTGCTGCGCCCCGAAAAGCCGCTGGTCGGCACCGGCATCGAGCGCGTGGCCGCCATCGATTCGGGCACCGTGGTCACGGCGCGCCGCGGCGGCGTGGTGGACTACGTGGACGCCACGCGCATCGTGATCCGCGTCAACGACGACGAGGCGGTGGCCGGTGAAGTGGGCGTGGACATCTACAACCTGATCAAGTATCAGCGCTCCAACCAGAACACCAACATCCACCAGCGCCCCATCGTCAAGCGTGGCGACAAGCTGGCCAAGGGCGACGTGGTGGCCGACGGCGCCTCGACCGACCTGGGCGAGATCGCCATCGGCCAGAACATGCTGATCGCCTTCATGCCCTGGAACGGCTACAACTTCGAGGACTCGATCCTGATCAGCGAGCGCGTGGTGGCTGAGGACCGCTACACCAGCATCCACATCGAGGAGCTGGTGGTGATGGCGCGCGACACCAAGCTGGGCGCCGAAGAGATCACGCGCGACATTCCCAACCTGTCCGAGCAGCAGCTGAACCGCCTGGACGAGTCCGGCATCATCTACGTCGGCGCCGAGGTGATGCCCGGCGACACGCTGGTCGGCAAGGTCACGCCCAAGGGCGAGACCACGCTCACGCCCGAGGAAAAGCTGCTGCGCGCCATCTTCGGCGAGAAAGCCAGTGACGTGAAGGACACCTCGCTGCGCGTGGACCAGGGCTCGCAGGGCACCGTGATCGACGTGCAGGTGTTCACCCGCGAGGGCATCCAGCGCGACAAGCGTGCCCAACAGATCATCGACGACGAGCTCAAGCGCTACCGCCTGGACCTGAACGACCAGCTGCGCATCGTGGAGGCCGACGCGTTCGACCGCATCGAGAAGCTGCTGATCGGCAAGATTGCCAACGGCGGCCCCAACAAGATCGCCAAGGGCAGCAAGATCGACAAGGCCTATCTGGCCTCGGTCGACAAATACCACTGGTTCGACATCCGTCCGGCCGACGACGGCGTGGCCGCCCAGGTCGAGAGCATCAAGGCGTCGATCGAGCAGCAGCGCCACAGCTTCGACCTCGCCTTCGAGGAAAAGCGCAAGAAGCTGACGCAAGGCGACGAGCTGCCCGCCGGCGTGCTGAAGATGGTCAAGGTCTACCTGGCCGTCAAGCGCCGCCTGCAGCCCGGCGACAAGATGGCCGGCCGCCACGGCAACAAGGGCGTGGTGTCCAAGATCGTGCCGATCGAGGACATGCCCTACATGGCCGATGGCACGCCCGCCGACATCGTGCTCAACCCGCTGGGCGTGCCTTCGCGCATGAACGTGGGGCAGGTGCTGGAAGTCCACCTGGGCTGGGCCGGCAAGGGCATCGGCGCGCGCATCAACGAGATGCTTGCCGCCGAAAACCGCGTGGCCAAGCTGCGCCAGTATCTGGAGCAGCTCTACAACGCCACCGGCCGCAAGGAGGACTTCAAGTCCATCAGCGACGAGCAGCTGCTGGAGATGGCCGAAAACCTGACCGGCGGCGTGCCCTTCGCCACGCCGGTGTTCGACGGCGCCACCGAAGAGGACATCCACGCCATGCTCAAGCTGGCGTACCCGGAGGAGGTGGCCAAGCTCAAGGGCCTGACCGCCACGCGCACGCAGGCCTGGCTGCACGACGGCCGCACCGGCGATGCCTTCGAGCGTCCGACCACCGTGGGCTACATGCACTTCCTCAAGCTGCACCACCTGGTCGACGACAAGATGCACGCGCGCTCCACCGGCCCGTACTCGCTGGTCACGCAGCAGCCGCTGGGCGGCAAGGCGCAGTTCGGCGGCCAGCGCTTCGGCGAGATGGAGGTCTGGGCGCTGGAGGCCTACGGCGCCGCCTACACGCTGCAGGAAATGCTCACCGTCAAGTCCGACGACGTGCAGGGCCGCACCAAGGTGTACGAGTCCATCGTCAAGGGCGAGCACTCCATCGACGCCGGCATGCCCGAGTCGTTCAACGTGCTGGTCAAGGAAATCCGCTCGCTCGGTCTGGACATCGAGCTGGAACGCTCTTAA